The Kocuria flava nucleotide sequence CGCACGCGGATGGTCGGCGTCCGCCCCGCCTACGTGTGGGACGCCTCCCAGACCGCCGGCGACCCGATCCCCGAACCACCCGCACCGAAGCTGCTGGAAGGCCGGGCCCCGGCCGGGCTGTGGGACGGGCTCACGGCGCAGGTTGAGGCGGCCGGGTTCACGGTGCTGCGGGTGCCGCACGAGGGCATGATCCACGGCGCCAACGGGATGACCGACTACACCGCGAACACCGTCGCGGTCCGGGAGAACATGGACCCGGCCGCGCAGGTCAAGACCCTCGCCCACGAACTCGGCCACGTCCTCCTGCACGGCCCCGACCAGGATGAGGCCCGGCAGCATCGCGGCATCGGAGAGGTCGAAGCCGAGTCCGTCGCGCTGATGATCGGCGCCGCCCACGGGATGGACACGTCCGGTTACACGGTCCCGTACGTCTCGACCTGGGCGGCCCGCGTCGACGGGAAAGAGCCGGTGGAAGTGGTCAGGGCCACCGGGGAGCGGGTCCGCAAGACCGCGCTGACGATCCTGGACCAGCTCGACACCGCGCAGGTCGGTGACGGCACCCCGCCAGGTCTGGACCGGGACGCCGCCCAGCGCGAGGCACCCGCACAAGCGCAAGCGTCGCCGACAGCGGAGCCGGCATCGCCGCGGCAGGCGACTCCATCGCTTGAACCGGCCACCAGACCCGCACCGGTGTCGCCGTTCGAGGGGCGGGGACTGTGATGACCAAGCACGGCGCCGTCTCCTCGGTGCTGCTGCGGATGAACGCGGCGTGGCCGCTCTCGGCCGCCTCGCGTGAGTTCGCATCCGCGGGGGTGCCGGTCTTCCCCTGCGCACCGTGGGGGAAGCGGCCGGCCACCGGACACGGCTTCCATGACGCCACCACGGACTTGGACCAGGTCGAGGAGTGGTGGCGGCAGTCGCCCGGCGCGAACATCGGTGTCCCGACCGGCACCGCCTCGGGCGCGGTCGTGGTGGACGTGGACGTGCACGGCCCGGTAGATGGCCGGACCAGTTTCGACCGCGCCGCTCGCGCCGGGCTGGTGGAGGGGTGGGAGCTGCTGGTGCGCACACCCACCGGCGGGATGCACGCCTACTACCCGGCCACACCCGGCACAGAGCAGCGGTCGTGGCAGGCGGCGCGTGCGGGGATCGACTTCCGCGGTGATGGCGGCTACATCATCGTCCCGCCCTCGGCCCGCTCCATCGACGGCACCACGGTCAGCTACCAGGTCGAGGAGGTCAATACAGGCCCCGCCAGCACGCTGGCCGCGGGACGGCTGCGGGACTTCCTCGACCCCCGCCCCACACCCCGAGCCACGCCCGCGGGTCTGGACCGAGGTGTCGATGTGTCGCGGCTGGCGGCGTGGGTCGCTGCCCGTGGCGAGGGTGAGCGGAACCGTGGCCTGTTCTGGGCAGCGTGCCGGCTCGCGGAGAACGGGCTCCCGGCCTCGGATGCCCTCGATGTGCTCACCGTGGCCGCCGGGGACGCCGGGCTCGCTGAGCGCGAGATCACCGCCACGGTCCGCTCCGCCTACCGGACCGTCCGTCCCGCGCCTGCCGGGCGCGGCACCTCGTCGCCGGGGCGGGGTGCCTCGCCGGTGGCCGCGGACGGCTGGTTCGACCGCAACACCAGCACCCGCCCGCCGATGTCGTCGAGGGTGCGGGGGCTGTGATGACCACCCCAATCATCAGCAGCAGGGTCGTGAGCAGGACCGCCGGGCGCCGGTGGGCGGTGGTGACGGCGGTATCCGGGACGGTGTTCATCGCCGCCGGCGCCTTCTGGCTGTCTTTCACCGCGCTGGCAGACCTCGCGGCCCGAAGCGGTGTCGGTGCCGGGCAGGCGTGGGCGTGGCCGCTGATCGTGGACGGCATCATCGTCGTGGCCACCGTCGCCGTCGTCGCCCTCGCAGGCCAAAGGTCGGCGTAGTATCCGTGGGCGCTGCTGATCGGCGGCGCCGCGGTCTCGGTGACCGCCAACGCCCTCCATGCCGTGGTCGCCGCCGATGCCGATGTGCCTGGGGTGCTGGCCGCCGCCGTGGCGGCGGTGCCGCCGGTGGTGCTGCTGGCGATCACCCACCTGACCGTCATCCTCACCCGACCACTCCCACCAGCCACCGACCCCCTGACTGACACGTGCATGGTCGCCCGTGACCGGGTCGCGCCGGTGGAGCATCAGATGCAGTCGTCCGTGCCCGTCGAAGCGCCTGAACCGAGTCTGCTCCCGGCGACGCCAGCGCCGGTGGAGGACGCCGCTGATGGGGACAGCGCGCCAGATGCCCCACCGCCGGTGGTCGAAACTACCCGGCACACGCGGGCCGGCGGCACGCGCTCGGACCGGCGTGAGCGCGCCGCGAGGTTGCGTGAGCAGGGGTGGTCGAACAAGCGCATCGCCCGCGAACTCGGTGTGCACCCGTCCACGGTCGGCCGCTGGTTCACGCCCGCGCACCTTCCCGACAAGCAGACCGTCGAGGAGGCGAAGACACCATGACCACCCCCACCGACCACTCCCGTCACCGGTACGAGCGCCGGCAGAACCCACCCGAGCCGACCAAGGACCACTCGGTCCGGGAGGAGCCGGAGAAGGCGGGGACGCCGGAGGCGGTGCAGGCCGCAAAGGTCGCCGCGTGCAACCGCGGGATGAACACGAAGAGCGTGGACGATGCGCGGCGGGCGCGGGGTGTGGAGTGGGTGCGCCCCACCGATCTGCTCGCCCGGCAATCCGCGATAGCCGCGGGGCGGGGTATCGACTTCGAGGTCGAACTCGCTCGCCGCACCCGCAACCTCACCGGCCACATCACGCAGACCAGCGGCCGCGGTCTCGGTAAGGCCGCGCAGGCGATCAGTGAGCGGGCGCGGCGGCTGTCGGATGTCTCGGAGTTCGGCCGCGGCAGCCGGCACCAGTCGTGGGTGAGCCGTTCGGGGATCGGGTTGGGGTGACCTGACATGCGCACCCCCATCATCACGTCGCCGTCGCCGTCCCTGACGGTGGTGTGGTGACGCGCGTGCACCTACCTGTCAGGAGGTGCCAGACCATGACCACGACAACACCCACCCACTCGCACATCGCTGACGGCGAGGGTGCTGAGGACTTCACTACCAGCGACGGGTTGCGGACGCTGCTGCACCGGCTCCACGCCGCGGGAGCGGGCTCGTGGAGCCATGATCCGGTGGCCGCGGAGCTGATGGCCCACACCGCGGCCAAGTACGAACCCCTCGCCCGCAAGCACGGCCTGGACCCGTGGGAGGCCGCGTCGGCGGCGTTCAAGGTGATGATCACCCGCGCCGCCCGTGAGGCACGCGACCCGTGGGCGGTGATCACGCACGCGGTGCGGATCACCTGCATTTTCGAAGAACGCGCCCAAGGACTGCTCTGCTCGGTCCACCAAGCGAGGCGCCCGCACGTCTCGGCGTTTCATGACCCGGAGCGGTTCTCCGACCGGGAGAACGCGCTGACCGACTATCACCCGGCTTTCCACATCACCGACACCCACAACCACGACGACGGCGCCGACGCGGAGACGGACGCTGCCGGATCAGGCTCCGATGGTGGTGGGCGCGGGTCGGATCGGGCATGCATGTCCGCGGGGTCGGCGGCCGAGGACGCCATCGCGCTGTTCACGCTGTTGGGCTGGGACCCGGCCACCGCCCGGGCCGGGGTGGAGCATGTCTGCGGGGCGCTGACAAAGACCGGCACCCGCCAGGCCGCCTACGAGGCGCTGCGGCGGGACAAGCACGCCCGCGCGCTGCTGGGCATCCCACGTTCTTCGTGGACCGCGCTGCTGCGCGCCTTGTTGGGCAACCCGCACCCCGCCTACGCCGCCACGACCGCGGGGCGGGGTGTGCTGCTGCGACTGCTGATCGGCGAGACCCTGCCGGTGCTGCTGCGCGATGACGACCTCATCCTGACCATCTCCCTGGCCGCACCCGGCACCCATGAGGACCGCGACGATTCTGGTGGTGATCGGTCGTGACCGCACCGGCCCGGTACATCGAGCTGGAGCGCACCGTCGACTCCATCCGGGTCGGGCGCCGGCACCGGACCGCGTTCGGCAACATCGACGAACTCGCCGCCTCGATCGAGCGGGACGGGCTGTTGCAGCCCATCACCATCACCCCCGACGGGGCGCTGGTGTGCGGGGCCAGGAGGTTGGCGGCGATCAAGAAGCTCGGCTGGCGCAAGGTCAACGTCTGGGTCCGCTCCGGCATATCGGACCGCCTTGGCCACCTGTTGGCCGAGCAGGACGACAACGTGCTCCACAAGCCGCTGACCCAGACCGAGGCCGCCGCCCTCTACCGCGAGCTGAAGACCCTCATGCACGAGGACGCAGCCCGGCGGAAAGCCGCGACGCAGTTCAGCGCCGACAACCAGCCTGGATCGGACGGTCCTGCAAAATTTGCAGGACCGTCGCCCGGCCCCTCGGGTATCGCCCGCGAGCAGGCGGCAGCGATGATCCCCGGTGGTGCCTCGCACACGACGCTGGAGAAGATCGGCTACCTCCAGAAGATCGCCGAAGACCCCGCCCAACCCGCCGAACTCCGAGCACAAGCAAGTGCTGCGCTGGAGCGCATCGACGCCGGCGCCCCGGTGCATCCGATCTTTGAGGCGATCCGCGCCGCCGCCCAGAGCGCGCAGGCAGAACGTGAGACCGACCTGCATCAGCTCGCCGCCGACGCCCTCGCACGCGCCAAGGACGCCAAGAAGACCCGCACGCCCCGTCCCCGGCCGGTCACCGACAATGACGGTGAGCCCGCCCAGTACCCGGTGCGGGCATTCGTGCTCACCTGGGGCGAGCTGGACCAGTGGTGGACCCACTATGACGCCCAGCACCTCGCCGCCGAGCTGAGCGATGAACAGATCGACCTGTTCTTCGCCACGGTCGAGGGCACCAGCCGCTTCGCCGAGGAACTGCGCACCCTGCGCGACCGCGACACCGCCGGCGATGAGCCGGTGCCGGCTCGCGCGCATCTGCGCGCCCTCTGACAACCAGCCTCCCTCTGGCCCGGTGGGTGGCGGGCGTGCACCTGGTGGGTATGAAGACTCCCGACCTCTCCGAACCCCGGACCCGCCGCCGACTTATCGCTGCCCTGATCGCGGCGGTCGTAGTCGTGTTGGCCGGTGTGGGCGTCTACGGCCTGATCACCGGCCCACCCAGCCACGACAACGACGAAGGCGAGACTCCTGGCCCAGTGGTGACCGCACCGTCCGATCCGGCCCCCACCACGACACCGCGGCTGCCGGTCGTGCGGACCTCGGATGATCCGCAGACCTTCGCCCGCAACGTCGCCACCGTGCTGTTCGAGTGGGACACCGCGAGCGGGTTCATGCCCCTGGACTACACCAGCGTGGTCCTCGACGTCGGCGACCCCACCGGCCAAGAGCAAGCGGGGCTCGCCTCGGACATCGCCGCCTACCTCCCATCCCGGGACGCCTGGCTGGAGCTGAGGCAGTACGCCACCGCCCAGCACCTCACCATCGACAACACCTTCATCCCCGACTCGTGGACGACCGCGGTCGAGCAGGCCCAGCCCGGTCAGCTCGCCGAGGGCACGGTCGCGGTCACGATCGAGGGCACCCGCCACCGCAAGGGACTCTGGAACGACGAACCGGTGACCTCCGAACATGCGGTGGCGTTCACGGTGTTCGTGGTCTGCGGCCCGACCTACGAGACCTGTCATCTGCTGCGGCTGTCCCAACTCGACAACCCCCTCCAGTAGGACGGTGACATGTCGTGTTGAAGAAGCTCGTCGTCGCCGCCCTCGCCCTGGCCTTCCTCGCACCCTCGCTGGTGCTGATCGGGATCGGCGTGGTGATGAACCCCGCCCTGAGCGCCACCGGCTCCTGCACCATCCCCGGCGGCTCGACCGTCACGATCGGCGACGTCCCCGACGAACTGACCGTGACGACCGCGAACGGTGAGACGTTCACGCTAAACCGGACCCAGCTCACCCACGCGGCGACGATCATCGAGACCGGCAACAGCATCGACGGCATCACCCGCGACGGCCTGGTCATCGCGCTCATGGCGGCGCTCACCGAGAGCACACTGCGGATGCTCTCTAACACCAGCGCCTACCCGGAATCCGGTGACTATCCGAACGACGGCGACGGCTTCGACCACGACTCCCTGGGCCTGTTTCAGATGCGGCCGCAGTCAGGTTGGGGCACAGTCGCCGAGCTGATGGACCCCGTCTATCAGGCGCAGGCGTTCTTCGGCGGACCCACCGGACCCAACCACCCCTCACCACGGGGACTCTTGGACATTCCCGGATGGGAACAGATGGACAAGGGCGAAGCCGCCCAAGCCGTTGAGGTCAGCGCGTATCCGGACCGGTACCGGAACTACGAGCCCGTCGCCGAATCCATCCTGACCACCCTCACCACTACAACAACGGCCGGCACGGACGCGTCTGGCGGCGATGCTGTGGTCCCGGCTGCGCAGACGACAACGGCGGGCACGTCGCGGGTGGTGTTCCCGATGCCCGAAGGCACCTGGGTGCTCACCAGCGAGTACGGGCCGCGGGTGCATCCGATCACTGGTGAGGACTCCTTCCACACCGGCACCGACTTCGCCGCCCCCGACGGCACACCCCTCCTCGCCGCAGCGGACGGCACGGTGACGGTGGCGGAGTTCTCCGGCGGCTACGGGGGCCTCATCGTCATCGAGCACACCATCAACGGGCAGACGGTCGCGACGGCGTATGCGCACATGTGGGAGCACGGCGTCCACGTCCAGGTCGGCGACCAGGTGACGGCCGGGCAGCACATCGGCGACACCGGCTCCTCGGGCAACTCGACCGGGCCGCATCTGCATTTCGAGGTCCGCCTCGGCGGCACGAACGGTGAGCACACCGACCCCGCTGTCTGGCTGAATGCCCACAACGCCGCCGACCTACCCGAGCCCGAGACCGGCGCACCCGGCGGCGACTGCGACCCCGATTCCGGGACTCCTGGTGGTGAGCCGGACCCCGTCGATGGCGACCCCGACCGCATGGTCGATGACCCGACCTCGGATGGGCAGATCACCGCACGGATGCTGCACCTCTACACCCAGACGATCGCCGCTTTCCCCGACACCTCCTGGGCCTGCTACTCACCCCGCCCCGGCACCGTCTCCGAACACCCGCTCGGGCGAGCCTGTGACGGGACGTTCGGCAACGCCATCGGCGGGGCGGCGACCGGACCAGCACTGGACCTCGGCTGGCAGGTCACGAACTGGATGCGGGAGCACGCTGACACCCTCGGCATCGACTACCTCATCTGGCAGAACCAGAT carries:
- a CDS encoding ArdC-like ssDNA-binding domain-containing protein → MATTREQTQARREAKLNELHERLSGAVERLVSGEDWARALAFAAQFRTRSFSNTLLIWEQHQAAFEAGLVPEPFPSYVAGYRQWQGLGRQVQKGQPGFQILAPVTGRFATATPADAESWRRLGKGEKPRAGEVVRTRMVGVRPAYVWDASQTAGDPIPEPPAPKLLEGRAPAGLWDGLTAQVEAAGFTVLRVPHEGMIHGANGMTDYTANTVAVRENMDPAAQVKTLAHELGHVLLHGPDQDEARQHRGIGEVEAESVALMIGAAHGMDTSGYTVPYVSTWAARVDGKEPVEVVRATGERVRKTALTILDQLDTAQVGDGTPPGLDRDAAQREAPAQAQASPTAEPASPRQATPSLEPATRPAPVSPFEGRGL
- a CDS encoding bifunctional DNA primase/polymerase, giving the protein MTKHGAVSSVLLRMNAAWPLSAASREFASAGVPVFPCAPWGKRPATGHGFHDATTDLDQVEEWWRQSPGANIGVPTGTASGAVVVDVDVHGPVDGRTSFDRAARAGLVEGWELLVRTPTGGMHAYYPATPGTEQRSWQAARAGIDFRGDGGYIIVPPSARSIDGTTVSYQVEEVNTGPASTLAAGRLRDFLDPRPTPRATPAGLDRGVDVSRLAAWVAARGEGERNRGLFWAACRLAENGLPASDALDVLTVAAGDAGLAEREITATVRSAYRTVRPAPAGRGTSSPGRGASPVAADGWFDRNTSTRPPMSSRVRGL
- a CDS encoding ParB N-terminal domain-containing protein → MTAPARYIELERTVDSIRVGRRHRTAFGNIDELAASIERDGLLQPITITPDGALVCGARRLAAIKKLGWRKVNVWVRSGISDRLGHLLAEQDDNVLHKPLTQTEAAALYRELKTLMHEDAARRKAATQFSADNQPGSDGPAKFAGPSPGPSGIAREQAAAMIPGGASHTTLEKIGYLQKIAEDPAQPAELRAQASAALERIDAGAPVHPIFEAIRAAAQSAQAERETDLHQLAADALARAKDAKKTRTPRPRPVTDNDGEPAQYPVRAFVLTWGELDQWWTHYDAQHLAAELSDEQIDLFFATVEGTSRFAEELRTLRDRDTAGDEPVPARAHLRAL
- a CDS encoding M23 family metallopeptidase, encoding MLKKLVVAALALAFLAPSLVLIGIGVVMNPALSATGSCTIPGGSTVTIGDVPDELTVTTANGETFTLNRTQLTHAATIIETGNSIDGITRDGLVIALMAALTESTLRMLSNTSAYPESGDYPNDGDGFDHDSLGLFQMRPQSGWGTVAELMDPVYQAQAFFGGPTGPNHPSPRGLLDIPGWEQMDKGEAAQAVEVSAYPDRYRNYEPVAESILTTLTTTTTAGTDASGGDAVVPAAQTTTAGTSRVVFPMPEGTWVLTSEYGPRVHPITGEDSFHTGTDFAAPDGTPLLAAADGTVTVAEFSGGYGGLIVIEHTINGQTVATAYAHMWEHGVHVQVGDQVTAGQHIGDTGSSGNSTGPHLHFEVRLGGTNGEHTDPAVWLNAHNAADLPEPETGAPGGDCDPDSGTPGGEPDPVDGDPDRMVDDPTSDGQITARMLHLYTQTIAAFPDTSWACYSPRPGTVSEHPLGRACDGTFGNAIGGAATGPALDLGWQVTNWMREHADTLGIDYLIWQNQIWSTARADEGWRPYERGTDVTTRHDDHLHVTVRAGS